A section of the Vigna radiata var. radiata cultivar VC1973A unplaced genomic scaffold, Vradiata_ver6 scaffold_183, whole genome shotgun sequence genome encodes:
- the LOC106778882 gene encoding protein LAZ1 homolog 1, with protein MSLIDILCSSRFLFTLVEATSRSGAMWPLKLEMESTVTIGWTVFSSSIFMFVALVLSTYLIFQHLAAYNQPEEQKFLIGLILMVPVYALESFLSLLDSGAAFNCEVIRDCYEAFALYCFERYLIACLGGEDKTIQFMESMSLTDSSTPLLKESYAYGVVEHPFPLNCFLRDWYLGSDFYQSVKIGIVQYMILKTICALLAMILQSFGVYGEGKFEWKYGYPYLACILNFSQTWALYCLVQFYSVTKDKLEPIKPLTKFLTFKSIVFLTWWQGVAVAFLFYMGAFKGSLAQELTTRIQDYIICIEMGVAAVVHLYVFPALPYKRGERCVRDVSVMADYASLGTPPDPAEVQDSERSTRMHLGRHDDIERRMKFTHNVRDVVFGSGEIIVDDMKFTVSRVVEPVERGIAKLSKAFHQISENVKRHEEERRSTKVKDDSYVVPLRSWRPEFSDVDETFVEGSVSDSGLPSRKRQRLP; from the exons ATGAGTTTGATTGATATTCTATGTTCTTCCAGATTTCTTTTTACACTAGTTGAGGCCACTAGCAGGTCAGGGGCCATGTGGCCCCTAAAATTAGAAATGGAGTCTACTGTTACCATCGGCTGGACCGTCTTCAGTTCAAGTATATTTATGTTTGTAGCTCTTGTTCTCTCCACATATCTGATATTTCAGCATTTAGCTGCCTATAATCAGCCTGAG GAGCAGAAGTTTTTGATTGGTCTCATCTTAATGGTTCCTGTTTATGCCTTAGAATCG TTTTTGTCACTATTGGATTCCGGTGCAGCATTTAACTGTGAAGTTATTCGGGACTGCTATGAGGCTTTTGCATTGTATTGCTTTGAGAGATATTTGATAGCTTGCTTAG GTGGTGAGgacaaaacaattcaatttaTGGAAAGTATGAGCCTAACAGACTCCAGCACTCCTCTTCTAAAAGAATCATATGCATATGGAGTTGTAGAGCATCCATTTCCCTTAAATTGCTTCTTAAGAGACTGGTATCTTGGCAGTGACTTCTATCAATCTGTGAAAATTGGCATCGTACAATAT ATGATACTGAAAACGATATGTGCATTGCTGGCAATGATTCTGCAGTCTTTTGGGGTTTATGGAGAGGGAAAATTTGAATGGAAATATGG GTATCCCTATTTGGCATGCATTCTTAATTTTAGTCAGACATGGGCCTTGTATTGCCTTGTACAGTTCTATTCTGTCACGAAAGATAAATTGGAGCCAATAAAACCATTGacaaaatttttaacttttaagtcAATCGTCTTCTTGACATGGTGGCAAGGTGTGGCTGTTGCATTTCTTTTTTACATGGGAGCATTTAAAGGGTCTTTGGCTCAAGAGCTGACAACGCGTATACAAGACTATATCATCTGTATAGAG ATGGGTGTTGCTGCTGTTGTGCACCTTTACGTCTTTCCTGCATTACCTTACAAAAGAGGAGAGAGGTGTGTCCGTGATGTATCAGTGATGGCAGACTATGCATCACTGGGAACCCCTCCTGATCCTGCTGAGGTTCAAGATTCTGAACGCTCAACTAGAATGCATCTGGGTAGACATGATGACATAGAGAGGCGTATGAAATTTACCCACAATGTTCGTGATGTGGTCTTCGGAAGTGGTGAAATT ATTGTCGATGACATGAAATTTACAGTTTCACGTGTAGTAGAACCTGTAGAAAGGGGTATTGCAAAGTTAAGCAAAGCCTTCCATCAGATATCTGAAAATGTGAAACGCCATGAAGAGGAGCGGAGAAGCACAAAGGTCAAGGATGACAGTTATGTTGTTCCCTTGCGTTCCTGGAGACCAGAATTTTCTGATGTTGACGAGACTTTTGTGGAAGGAAGTGTCAGTGATAGTGGTTTGCCCAGCAGAAAGAGGCAACGTCTCCCATAG
- the LOC106778895 gene encoding WAT1-related protein At1g70260-like isoform X1, producing the protein MEAKTKMSELLSFIMMVIMEGWTIGLTIFAKTAITNGMSPFVFIVYTNALATIILFPCSFLSHQEDRKQRLTFTFSLFMRFLFIGLIGVTMTQAFLFLGLSYSSPILVCAMSHLIPTFNFLLSLILRKTELNLRSPGIQVQVIGVLVSIMGAVVAEFYKGPLVRPSSHHLRQTKQLLLFSSTPEFWLLGGVLLAAASFSLSISNFIQKETLEQYPEPMKVVSYSSLIGTILSATVSCIVEWDINAWKIKRNKDLILILLTSLVGGVIRPNVQAWLTRTKGPLYVPLFKPFGIAFAATFAVCFFSNSLHYGSVIGTTILGMGYYTIMYGQVKGNEEETSCDDSSDSLDKKIPLLQEKMEV; encoded by the exons ATGGAGGCTAAGACTAAGATGTCTGAGTTGCTGTCGTTCATAATGATGGTGATTATGGAAGGTTGGACAATAGGACTCACCATTTTTGCAAAAACTGCAATAACTAATGGAATGAGCCCATTTGTGTTCATAGTTTATACCAATGCTTTGGCCACTATAATACTGTTCCCTTGTTCCTTTTTATCACACCAAGAGGACAg AAAGCAGCGGCTAACTTTTACTTTCTCTTTGTTCATGCGATTCTTGTTCATCGGTTTGATAGG GGTAACCATGACTCAGGCCTTTTTATTTCTGGGTCTAAGTTATAGTTCGCCTATACTTGTGTGTGCCATGAGCCACTTGATCCCAACGTTTAATTTTCTGCTCTCTCTCATTCTCAG GAAGACAGAGTTGAATCTGAGAAGCCCTGGTATCCAAGTCCAAGTGATTGGTGTGTTGGTATCAATAATGGGAGCAGTGGTAGCTGAATTCTACAAGGGACCACTTGTAAGACCTTCTTCTCACCACCTTAGACAAACTAAGCaacttcttctcttctcctcaACACCAGAATTTTGGCTTCTTGGTGGCGTTTTGCTTGCTGCAGCTTCTTTCTCCCTTTCAATTTCTAACTTTATCCAG AAAGAAACTCTAGAACAATATCCAGAACCAATGAAGGTGGTTTCTTATTCTAGCTTAATTGGAACGATCCTCAGTGCAACAGTGTCGTGTATTGTTGAGTGGGACATAAATGCTTGGAAGATAAAACGCAACAAGGATCTTATTCTCATTCTTCTAACT TCACTGGTAGGAGGTGTGATTCGTCCAAATGTTCAAGCATGGTTAACTCGCACGAAGGGTCCACTTTATGTTCCACTTTTCAAACCCTTTGGTATTGCATTTGCCGCTACTTTTGCAGTTTGCTTCTTTTCTAACAGCCTTCATTATGGAAG TGTGATAGGAACAACCATACTTGGAATGGGGTATTATACAATAATGTATGGACAAGTCAAAGGAAATGAAGAAGAGACAAGCTGTGACGATAGCTCAGATTCCTTGGACAAGAAGATACCTCTTCTGCAAGAAAAGATGGAAGTGTAA
- the LOC106778876 gene encoding uncharacterized protein LOC106778876, giving the protein MEEINCIKELLHNKFRIKNLGELKYFLGLEVARSKRGIHLCQRKYALDILEETGMEGCKPFTTPFLRDTSPLYKLDSYLDDPGPYRRLIGKLLYLTNTRPDLCYTINLLSQFMQSPTEHHYRAVQHVLRYIKSTPSKGLFFAADSPMHLKGFSDSDWATYPNTRRSSTEAEYRALAATVCEIQWLHYLLQDLQIEQSGIPALYCDNKSARHIAHNQSFHERTKHIELDCHVVREKIQEGCFKNIVPKLGLVNIHRPA; this is encoded by the exons ATGGAAGAAATCAATTGCATCAAAGAACTCTTACACAATAAATTTCGTATAAAGAATCTTGGAGAACTCAAATACTTCCTCGGTTTGGAAGTGGCTAGATCTAAAAGAGGAATTCACCTATGTCAAAGAAAGTATGCCTTAGACATACTAGAGGAAACTGGAATGGAGGGGTGCAAACCTTTTACTACTCCTTTCCTTAGAGACACAAGTCCTTTATACAAGTTGGATAGCTATCTTGATGATCCTGGACCTTACAGAAGATTGATAGGGAAGTTACTTTACCTTACAAATACTAGACCTGACCTATGTTATACAATTAACTTACTTAGTCAGTTTATGCAATCACCTACAGAACATCACTATCGGGCTGTTCAACATGTGCTCAGGTACATAAAGTCTACACCAAGTAAAGGACTGTTTTTCGCTGCTGATTCTCCCATGCATTTGAAAGGTTTTAGTGACTCAGATTGGGCTACCTACCCCAATACCAGAAG ATCATCTACTGAAGCTGAGTACAGAGCCCTAGCAGCCACTGTATGTGAAATACAGTGGCTCCACTATCTACTACAAGATCTTCAAATTGAACAATCTGGAATTCCTGCTCTATACTGCGACAACAAATCTGCTCGTCATATTGCTCATAATCAGAGCTTTCACGAACGGACCAAACATATCGAGCTTGATTGTCACGTTGTTCGTGAAAAAATCCAGGAAGGTTGCTTCAAGAACATTGTTCCCAAGCTTGGACTGGTTAATATACACcgtccagcttga
- the LOC106778915 gene encoding WAT1-related protein At5g40230, whose translation MGKLTLPFVGMIMAEFAQVGLIILSKKAMAQGMTNFIFIFYSNTIAALLLLPISLLIHRFERPPITFSILCEFFLLALLGYLAQAFGYAGIYYGSATLSTSMLNLVPGFTFVLAVLFRMEQLDWRKFSSLAKSLGTIVSIAGAFIVTLYKGPALLLGVSSANSSPKLLLSVDSNWILAGLFLAADCVMTSAYIILQASILKKYPAELIVVFFYCFFVAIQSAVTCLVVERDISAWSLEPKLRLLAVLYSGVMGSAFQVGITSWCLHQTGPVFVSMFKPLGILISVVLGVLFLGDAFYLGSLVGAIVIVVGFYSVLWGKAEDIKDGGVRIIRYQKVGDELLLEENSHEDTQRP comes from the exons ATGGGGAAGTTGACTCTTCCGTTTGTTGGAATGATTATGGCGGAGTTTGCTCAGGTTGGTCTAATCATATTGAGCAAAAAAGCCATGGCACAAGGAATGACcaatttcatcttcatcttctattcCAACACAATCGCTgccctccttcttcttcccatTTCCTTACTTATACACAG ATTTGAACGTCCTCCAATCACCTTTTCCATCCTTTGTGAATTCTTCCTGCTTGCACTGCTCGG TTATTTGGCGCAGGCTTTTGGGTATGCTGGGATTTACTACGGCTCAGCTACACTCAGCACATCCATGCTCAACCTCGTTCCTGGTTTTACTTTCGTACTTGCTGTTCTTTTTAG AATGGAACAATTAGATTGGAGAAAATTTAGCAGCCTAGCTAAGTCCTTGGGAACAATAGTATCAATTGCTGGTGCTTTTATTGTGACTTTGTACAAGGGCCCTGCACTTTTGCTGGGAGTGTCATCGGCAAACTCATCTCCAAAGCTACTTTTATCCGTAGATTCTAATTGGATACTTGCAGGATTATTTCTCGCTGCTGATTGTGTAATGACTTCcgcatatattattttacag GCTTCTATTCTTAAAAAGTATCCGGCAGAGTTGATTGTTGTattcttttattgtttctttgtgGCCATTCAATCTGCCGTGACTTGTTTAGTTGTGGAAAGAGACATCAGTGCTTGGAGCTTGGAACCCAAGTTAAGGTTGCTTGCAGTATTATACTCg GGAGTCATGGGCTCTGCATTTCAAGTTGGTATTACTTCTTGGTGTTTGCACCAGACAGGACCAGTTTTTGTTTCCATGTTCAAGCCCTTAGGAATACTCATATCAGTGGTTTTAGGTGTTCTCTTCCTCGGAGACGCATTCTATCTTGGAAG TCTGGTTGGTGCTATTGTGATTGTTGTCGGGTTTTATTCTGTATTATGGGGGAAAGCCGAAGACATTAAAGATGGTGGAGTGAGAATTATACGTTACCAGAAAGTGGGAGATGAGCTCCTTTTGGAGGAAAACAGCCATGAAGACACACAAAGGCCTTAG
- the LOC106778895 gene encoding WAT1-related protein At1g70260-like isoform X2, with the protein MEAKTKMSELLSFIMMVIMEGWTIGLTIFAKTAITNGMSPFVFIVYTNALATIILFPCSFLSHQEDRKQRLTFTFSLFMRFLFIGLIGKTELNLRSPGIQVQVIGVLVSIMGAVVAEFYKGPLVRPSSHHLRQTKQLLLFSSTPEFWLLGGVLLAAASFSLSISNFIQKETLEQYPEPMKVVSYSSLIGTILSATVSCIVEWDINAWKIKRNKDLILILLTSLVGGVIRPNVQAWLTRTKGPLYVPLFKPFGIAFAATFAVCFFSNSLHYGSVIGTTILGMGYYTIMYGQVKGNEEETSCDDSSDSLDKKIPLLQEKMEV; encoded by the exons ATGGAGGCTAAGACTAAGATGTCTGAGTTGCTGTCGTTCATAATGATGGTGATTATGGAAGGTTGGACAATAGGACTCACCATTTTTGCAAAAACTGCAATAACTAATGGAATGAGCCCATTTGTGTTCATAGTTTATACCAATGCTTTGGCCACTATAATACTGTTCCCTTGTTCCTTTTTATCACACCAAGAGGACAg AAAGCAGCGGCTAACTTTTACTTTCTCTTTGTTCATGCGATTCTTGTTCATCGGTTTGATAGG GAAGACAGAGTTGAATCTGAGAAGCCCTGGTATCCAAGTCCAAGTGATTGGTGTGTTGGTATCAATAATGGGAGCAGTGGTAGCTGAATTCTACAAGGGACCACTTGTAAGACCTTCTTCTCACCACCTTAGACAAACTAAGCaacttcttctcttctcctcaACACCAGAATTTTGGCTTCTTGGTGGCGTTTTGCTTGCTGCAGCTTCTTTCTCCCTTTCAATTTCTAACTTTATCCAG AAAGAAACTCTAGAACAATATCCAGAACCAATGAAGGTGGTTTCTTATTCTAGCTTAATTGGAACGATCCTCAGTGCAACAGTGTCGTGTATTGTTGAGTGGGACATAAATGCTTGGAAGATAAAACGCAACAAGGATCTTATTCTCATTCTTCTAACT TCACTGGTAGGAGGTGTGATTCGTCCAAATGTTCAAGCATGGTTAACTCGCACGAAGGGTCCACTTTATGTTCCACTTTTCAAACCCTTTGGTATTGCATTTGCCGCTACTTTTGCAGTTTGCTTCTTTTCTAACAGCCTTCATTATGGAAG TGTGATAGGAACAACCATACTTGGAATGGGGTATTATACAATAATGTATGGACAAGTCAAAGGAAATGAAGAAGAGACAAGCTGTGACGATAGCTCAGATTCCTTGGACAAGAAGATACCTCTTCTGCAAGAAAAGATGGAAGTGTAA